The following are encoded in a window of Syngnathus scovelli strain Florida chromosome 4, RoL_Ssco_1.2, whole genome shotgun sequence genomic DNA:
- the atxn1l gene encoding ataxin-1-like, with the protein MKPAQERNQECLPPKKRDLPVSNCGGAAGTPAVSCAVERGGGGTGASGGGSAVGEEEVGSIPNCVANNDSQGGPPSGEWLRAQPGLHYGVDTSEGVSAVPVDQYSMLYKVAPPSVTYSPTSPHTVLSHISPAYTVHSPLLQHPGLSYPHLGYTQLPHSSLQFVSSPYAVVPYALPPGFVPGSLISPPTTIRQAHAVSHLVPYPSVMQEGVVSPPPQAQVAAHTFAKVSASGGVPLMLPSEQAAQQHLGAVGVMSAAELSSRGMPVYYHPQGATRATASRDSHGAHQEKEPEINGGDKEQGARELSLDSPYPGRNARVQQVAAISAAHEPNQRRQLSSPGHRSTPDSDLEVQQVVGNLASSSSSQGISGGRKEVSFAPLNLSQIVQRARDVHAENPDLASGRSRYVAQPVSYADTRLEQQQQQQAGQPAHAVMLANGQPVLVPVEYQSQLQQHYPAQANDGSPKTSFKASDPSGQAFLSERAVCEPIAPQQQQQQPPAEVTQALTSSVVPGPAAGNPSHFMKGAIIQLATGELKRVEDLQTQDFVRSAELSGGLKIDSSMVVDIRASQQRPGLVTLHFTVGEQQSKVTIDVPPEHPFFVFGQGWSSYSPERTAQLYGLACHQMQVGDVCVSITLQRPPSPQKATAQPHHPQQRNTARTLSKSASASEPAHRLMGPPAPQHSRPQAHLRTERVHRDRPREAEKEAADREEAAHHPEPHVRPSRTSGEHPRSQSGYRLHADASALAGAVLGASQRRWSSPGLQRYNMKGEHGPCPQISTSGHVRPSFIPQEVKLSIEGRSNAGK; encoded by the exons ATGAAACCAGCTCAGGAACGCAACCAGGAGTGCCTGCCTCCTAAGAAGAGGGACCTCCCTGTTAGTAACTGCGGCGGCGCTGCGGGGACACCGGCAGTTAGCTGTGCCGttgaaagaggaggagggggcacgGGCGCCAGCGGCGGAGGTAGCGCTGTTGGAGAGGAGGAAGTGGGCTCCATCCCAAACTGCGTGGCCAACAACGACTCTCAGGGAGGCCCTCCGTCCGGGGAGTGGCTGCGAGCTCAGCCGGGACTTCACTACGGCGTGGACACTTCTGAGGGCGTATCAGCGGTGCCAGTCGACCAATACAGTATGCTTTATAAAGTGGCTCCACCGTCTGTTACATACTCGCCCACCAGTCCTCACACAGTGTTAAGCCACATCTCTCCAGCCTACACTGTACACTCGCCCCTCCTGCAGCATCCGGGCCTTTCTTATCCCCATTTGGGCTACACGCAGCTCCCTCATTCTTCCCTCCAGTTTGTCAGCTCCCCATACGCAGTGGTACCATACGCTTTACCCCCCGGCTTTGTCCCCGGGTCCTTAATCTCCCCCCCGACGACCATTCGTCAGGCCCACGCCGTGTCACACCTCGTCCCTTACCCGTCTGTCATGCAAGAAGGCGTGGTCTCCCCGCCTCCTCAGGCTCAGGTCGCCGCTCATACCTTTGCCAAAGTTTCAGCATCTGGCGGCGTCCCGCTGATGCTGCCTTCGGAGCAGGCCGCCCAGCAGCACCTCGGCGCTGTCGGTGTCATGTCCGCCGCAGAGCTCAGCTCACGGGGCATGCCGGTCTACTATCACCCTCAGGGTGCCACCAGAGCGACTGCCTCCAGGGACAGCCATGGTGCGCATCAGGAAAAAGAGCCAGAGATAAATGGAGGGGATAAGGAGCAGGGGGCCAGGGAGCTATCTTTGGACTCCCCCTACCCTGGCAGGAACGCACGTGTGCAGCAGGTAGCTGCAATCTCTGCGGCgcacgaacccaaccagagacgCCAGCTGAGCTCACCGGGCCATCGAAGCACTCCAGACAGTGATTTGGAG GTGCAGCAGGTCGTTGGCAATTTGGCCTCGTCCTCCTCCAGTCAAGGTATCAGCGGCGGGCGTAAAGAGGTCTCCTTCGCCCCTTTGAATCTGTCTCAGATTGTCCAGCGAGCCAGAGACGTTCATGCAGAAAACCCAGATCTTGCGTCCGGCCGATCCAGGTACGTGGCCCAACCTGTGAGCTATGCTGATACCAGAttagagcagcagcagcaacaacaagcgGGGCAGCCAGCCCACGCTGTCATGCTCGCCAACGGGCAGCCGGTGCTCGTCCCTGTGGAGTATCAATCGCAGCTTCAACAACATTACCCAGCACAGGCGAATGACGGCTCTCCTAAGACCTCCTTCAAAGCTTCAGATCCTTCAGGCCAAGCATTTCTCTCTGAGAGGGCTGTGTGTGAGCCGATCGcaccccagcagcagcagcagcagcctcccGCTGAAGTGACACAGGCTTTAACTTCTAGCGTCGTCCCCGGCCCGGCCGCGGGCAACCCATCCCACTTCATGAAGGGTGCCATCATCCAGCTAGCCACCGGGGAGCTGAAGCGTGTGGAGGACCTGCAGACTCAGGACTTTGTACGCAGCGCCGAGCTGAGCGGGGGGCTGAAGATCGACTCCAGCATGGTGGTGGACATTCGCGCCAGCCAACAGAGGCCCGGTCTTGTGACGCTGCATTTTACGGTGGGGGAGCAGCAGAGCAAGGTGACTATCGACGTACCCCCGGAGCaccctttttttgtgtttggccAAGGGTGGTCATCTTACAGCCCAGAACGCACGGCGCAGCTTTACGGCCTGGCCTGCCATCAGATGCAAGTCGGGGACGTGTGCGTGTCCATCACGCTGCAGCGGCCGCCGTCACCGCAGAAAGCCACCGCGCAACCCCATCACCCCCAACAGCGGAACACGGCCAGGACGTTAAGCAAAAGCGCTTCGGCATCCGAGCCCGCTCACCGGCTCATGGGGCCGCCAGCCCCGCAGCACTCGCGTCCTCAGGCTCATCTCAGGACGGAGCGCGTGCACAGGGACAGGCCGAGGGAGGCCGAAAAAGAGGCTGCGGACAGGGAAGAAGCCGCTCACCACCCCGAGCCTCACGTCAGACCGAGTCGGACCTCAGGCGAGCACCCCAGGAGTCAGAGCGGCTACCGGTTGCATGCGGACGCCTCTGCCTTGGCTGGGGCCGTTCTGGGCGCTTCTCAGAGACGCTGGTCCTCACCCGGCCTCCAAAGATACAATATGAAGGGAGAGCACGGCCCGTGTCCGCAGATCAGCACCTCGGGACACGTTCGGCCCTCGTTCATACCCCAGGAGGTCAAGTTGTCCATTGAGGGCCGCTCTAATGCAGGGAAGTGA
- the mtmr10 gene encoding myotubularin-related protein 10 codes for MFSVKPMKPTFKSYLPPVQSDVKKTIEPPIKKLEPKLLPGEIVVNEANFVRKCISVESSQDDLWGKLICTNFKVSFIPQDAPSKPKFQLSHLLLGEHDIPLTCLEHVVTVNDTKGKKKVLGSNQKLKFNPTELILYCKDLRIIRFCFDEAGPESAKKVCLAIAHYSHPADLHLLFGFEYQGRRYHESKAERLNTPVRRGGLQTPIFDRRSEWDREIKRTGASEWRVCSINELYNISSSLPEYIVVPVSLADQDLKQYSIFLTGNRLPLWCWNHRNGSALVRMASVCDPVQQRKIEQRIITAITKSHPQCSEVFILDLDKCLPSIQDIQSSFVKIRQICVIDPFEESEERWLSSIENSRWLEYVRAFLKHASEMVYHLDGRNVSVILQEEEDRDLNCVVSSLVQLMVDPHYRSLVGFQGLVQKEWVMAGHRFLDRCNHLKKNDKEESPLFVLFLDGVWQMMNQYPAAFEFTEAYLTVLSDSMWIPLFSTFLFSSPKQRAQYLMDFARNKAIPQGEDPIVYFPPVWDWSQQFSAKDQTLFNNPMYVGKGAAYVLNGEVRSFRRTKKYGSVHRGASATLRNGLKGGEDPFSRRGSLGSELKAEFSPMKYVVESPSERFFREWFSRPADQQGLLLPQLTPSHMALWKLYFLRWVPEACISKGGSITAYHKLSQLVDEIEILQNHLKQYKAPTPSGTPLPSPKGPPADQRRMYFQAASPNDSPPEFLSSSFPFTPVGNLCRRSIHGTPISKFLNGARIWLSTETLANDSL; via the exons ATGTTTTCTGTCAAACCCATGAAACCTACCTTCAAGAgttatcttcctcctgtgcag AGTGATGTGAAGAAGACCATTGAGCCCCCTATTAAAAAGTTGGAGCCCAAGCTACTTCCCG GGGAGATCGTAGTGAACGAGGCAAACTTCGTGAGGAAATGCATCAGTGTTGAAAGCAGCCAAGATGACCTGTGGGGGAAGTTGATATGTACCAACTTTAAGGTTTCCTTCATCCCTCAAGATGCCCCATCCAAACCA AAGTTCCAGCTGTCCCACCTGCTACTCGGAGAGCATGACatccccctgacatgtttagagcaTGTGGTAACAG tgaacgatACAAAGGGGAAGAAGAAAGTTTTGGGCTCAAATCAAAAGCTCAAGTTTAACCCCACTGAGCTCATCCTTTACTGTAAAGACTTGCGAATCATAAGGTTCTGCTTTGACGAGGCCGGGCCTGAGAGTGCAAAAAAG GTTTGTCTCGCTATTGCTCACTACTCCCATCCAGCTGATCTGCACCTGCTCTTCGGGTTTGAGTATCAGGGAAGGCGGTACCATGAATCCAAAG CTGAGCGACTTAACACGCCCGTCCGGCGAGGAGGATTACAGACACCTATTTTTGATCGACGTTCCGAGTGGGATCGAGAGATCAAGAGAACGGGCGCCTCGGAGTGGAGAGTATGCTCCATAAACGAGCTTTACAACATCTCCTCAAG TCTTCCAGAGTACATTGTTGTCCCAGTTTCTCTAGCAGACCAGGATCTTAAGCAGTACTCTATATTTTTAACTGGCAACCGGCTCCCA CTTTGGTGCTGGAATCACCGTAATGGAAGTGCTCTTGTACGGatggccagtgtgtgtgacccgGTGCAGCAGAGGAAGATTGAGCAGAG GATCATCACCGCCATTACAAAAAGTCATCCACAATGCAGTGAAGTCTTCATTTTGGACCTGGACAAGTGTCTACCCAGCATCCAGGACATCCAGAGTTCTTTTGTCAAAATCCGGCAGATCTGCGTCATAG ATCCTTTTGAGGAATCTGAGGAAAGGTGGCTTTCATCCATTGAAAACTCACGATGGCTTGAGTATGTCAG AGCCTTTCTCAAGCACGCATCTGAGATGGTGTACCACTTGGATGGAAGGAATGTTTCAGTCATACTCCAAG AGGAAGAGGACCGTGACCTGAACTGCGTGGTGTCCTCTTTGGTGCAGCTCATGGTGGATCCTCACTATCGCAGCCTTGTTGGATTTCAGGGTTTGGTGCAGAAGGAGTGGGTGATGGCAGGCCATCGCTTCTTGGACAGATGCAACCACTTAAAAAAGAATGACAAAGAGGAG TCCCCGCTGTTCGTGCTGTTCCTGGACGGTGTGTGGCAAATGATGAACCAGTATCCAGCTGCATTTGAGTTCACAGAAGCTTATCTGACTGTCTTAAGTGATAGCATGTGGATCCCACTCTTCAGCACTTTCCTCTTCAGTTCTCCGAAACAACGTGCGCAGTACTTGATG GACTTTGCAAGGAATAAAGCCATCCCTCAAGGGGAGGACCCTATTGTGTATTTCCCTCCTGTGTGGGACTGGTCACAGCAATTCTCCGCCAAAGACCAAACCCTTTTTAACAACCCCATGTATGTTGGCAAGGGAGCTGCATATGTTCTCAATGGGGAAGTGAGAAGCTTTAGGCGCACAAAG AAATATGGCTCCGTCCACCGAGGAGCCTCTGCAACGCTGCGTAATGGACTGAAAGGCGGAGAAGACCCGTTCTCCCGACGAGGCTCCCTGGGGTCTGAGCTGAAAGCCGAATTCTCACCCATGAAATATGTGGTGGAGAGTCCGTCGGAGCGCTTCTTCAGGGAGTGGTTCTCTCGACCCGCTGACCAGCAGGGCCTCTTGCTCCCCCAGCTCACACCCTCCCACATGGCCCTCTGGAAGCTCTACTTCCTCCgctgggtgccggaagcctgcaTTTCCAAAGGGGGGTCCATCACTGCCTACCACAAGCTCTCTCAACTGGTGGACGAAATTGAGATCCTACAGAATCACCTCAAGCAGTACAAGGCACCCACCCCAAGCGGCACGCCCCTCCCCAGCCCGAAAGGGCCCCCTGCTGATCAAAGGCGGATGTATTTTCAGGCCGCTTCCCCAAATGATTCCCCTCCAGAATTTCTCTCCTCTTCTTTTCCTTTCACCCCTGTAGGAAACCTGTGTCGCCGCAGTATTCACGGAACCCCCATCAGCAAGTTTCTAAATGGGGCGAGGATCTGGCTCTCCACAGAGACGCTCGCTAACGACTCCCTCTGA